In the genome of Carya illinoinensis cultivar Pawnee chromosome 13, C.illinoinensisPawnee_v1, whole genome shotgun sequence, the window AGTTTTGTTGTGGACTGCATTGGTCGAAGTGGAGGATTAGCATTCTTTTGGAAACATCAAACACAAGCTAATCTAGTCTCCTACTCCCTCAGGCATATATCCCTTCAAGTTCAATTCTCTAATTTCCCAAATCTCTTCATGGTTACTGGTTTTTATGGTCACCCTATAGcagcaaaaagaaaggaaagttgGGCCCTTCTTAGACATCTTAAACTTGACCAATTCACCCCCTGGATGTGTAtgggagactttaatgagattacTTCCCATGGTGATAAGTGGGGTGGCCTGCCCAGATCTTTTAGATAGATGGAAGAATTCAGACAGTCTCTTGCGTTTTGCAATCTTGGTGACATTGGTTATGAGGGCTCTCATTACACTTGGTGCAACAACCGTGAGGGGACCAGTTTTACTAAGGAAAGATTGGACAGGGGACTAGTAAACTGTGCATGGCatgattattttgatttaaactTAGTCACCATTCTACCTTCAATATGCTCTGATCACAACCCTCTCCATATCTCAAGCAGGGTTACAAACCTTACCCCTCGCACCCATAGGAAAATATTCAGGTACGAGGCCTCTTGGACTAAGTAAGATGAGTGCCTGGCAGTGATTAAGAGGGCACGGCAGGGATCCCTACAAACAGGGACAAGGGTAGATGTCACTAGAGGAAGTCTTGAGAGATGTAGATTCCAATTAAGAGAGTGGAGTAACATCAGCAGAAAAGCTCACCAGCAGGAACTGACCCATAAGAATGAACTTTTGAGAACCCTGCAAGCTACCAATACTGGCCTGTATAATGATCAAATCAAATCCTTACAAAAGGAGTTGAACTCCTCACTAGAGCAGACTGACCTGAAGTGGAGGCAAAGAGCCAAACAAAGGTGGCTCCAAGATGGTGACAGGAATACCAAATACTTTCACAAGTGTGCCTCGGCTAGAAAACAGCAGAATATACTTCAGAAACTTCACACTGAGGAGGGCCAAGTTTTGACATCTCATAAGGACATAGGGTCTGAATTCCAAGCTGTGTTTATGGACCTTTTCACATCCTCCAACCCCAATGTTTCCAACTCCATTTTGGATGTCCTCAATCCCACGGTCACCTCTGAAATGAATCTGTCCCTTACTAAGGCATACACCAGGGAGGAGATCGAGCTGGCAGTACATAATATGAATCCACTGGGGTCTCCTGGTCCAGATGGATTTCCAGCAATTTTCTTTCAAAGCCACTGGCTCACGGTAGGCATAGATGTAACAGATGCAGTATTAGAGCACCTTAACACAAAGGCTGGCTTTCAAGCTATCAATCACACCTTTATAACCCTCATTCCAAAGAAGAATTCCCCTATGAAGGTCAATGACTACAGGCCAATTAGCCTCTGTAATGTGTACTACAAGATCATAGCTAAGGTTCTTGCAAACAGGTTGAAGACCATCTTGCCAAAGATAATATCTGACAcacaaagtgcatttgttccTGGAAGAATGATCTCAGACAATACTATAGTTGCTTATGAAATCCTACACTCAATGCAAAACAGAAGAAAGAATGGTAGGGAAGCTTACATGGCCCTCAAgcttgatatgagcaaggcctatgataggctAGAGTGGCCTTTCATTCACAAAGTGCTCCAACAAATGGGTTTTGTCAGAGAGTGGACTGATCTGATCATGCAATGTATAGGAACAGTGTCTTACTCAATCCTAGTTAATGGCATCCCTCAACCCTCTTTCAAACCATCAAGAGGAATACGACAAGGAGACCCCCTTTCCCCATATTTGTTTATGCTGTGCTCAGAAGTTCTCTCATTGGCTTTGAATTTGGCTGAACAGCAAGGCTCTATCTCGGGTTTCCCTCTTTCAAGAGGCTCTATAACAGTCAACCACTTATTCTTTGCAGACGATAGTATGGTCTTCTGCAAGGCACATCAGCAGGAATGGTCCCAACTTCAGCTCATACTCAATTCTTATGAAGCAAGCTCTGGTCAGAGGCTCAACCTGGAGAAGTCTTCAATTTACTTTAGCAAGAACACAAGCCAAGTGGCCCAATCTTCCATTCTAAACATGGCTGGTATGAAGGCATCGGGTCCCTTTGAGAAGTACTTAGGCCTACCCTCTTCTATTGGAAAAAACAAGAGCAGAGCTTTTAATCCTATATTAGACAGAATCAGAACTCAGATGAGCaattggaaaataaatttcttGTCCTCAGCAGGGAAAGAAGTCTTGCTAAAGTCAGTCATTCAATCCATTCTCACATATTGTATGGGAATCTTCCTAATTCCCAAAGGAATCCTGAGGAACATAAATAAACTATTGCAATCCTTCTGGTGGGGGATTAACAACCAAAAGTCCAAAATGCACTGGCTTAGTTGGAAAGGAATTGGTAAGGGCAAGCAAGTTGGGGGCCTGGGTTTTAGAGACTTTGAAGACTTTAATAAAGCCATGCTAgccaagcaagggtggaggcttCTCACCAACACTCAATCCCTTGCCTCCAAGGTTCTCAAAGCCAAATACTTTCACTCTGGTGATTTTCTCTCGGCTAAAGTCAGAGGGAGTGATTCCTTTGTATGGAAAAGCATAGCAGCAGCCAGGCCGTTGTTGGATGAAGGTCTCATCTGGAAGATTGGAAATGGCAATTCAGTGAGGATTTGGACAGACCGATGGCTGCCTACCCTACATCTTTCAAGGTCCAATCTCCTCTCAAGATTCTCAATTCAGGAGCTACTGTAAACTCTCTAATAGATCAAGATACTCACTCCTGGAATCTGGCTCTCATACAAGAGGTCTTCACTCCCGAGGAAGCAGCAGTCATATCCAAGCTACACGTCAGCCCTTGCAGTAGCAGTGATAAACTAACTTGGAGATGCACCACAAATGGCTTGTTCTCAGTAAAGTCAGCATATCACCTTCAGGTTTCCATGAATGAAAGCAGGCATGGGCAGGGCTCTCAACCGCCTAACCAGGGGGCCCTATGGAAGCAATTGTGGAAGCTTAAAGTGCCAAATAAAGTTAAAGTGTTTTTGTGGAGAGCAGCAAAGGAAATCCTTCCCACCAAAGCAAACTTGTTTAGAAGGAAGATTGTTGAATCTCCTTTATGCCCCATATGTCACTCCTTTCCAGAGACCACAGCTCATGCTCTATGGTTATGCACGGCAGCCAAGGATGTTTGGAGTTGTGGCTTGAGAAGACTCCAAAAGTGCAGATCAGAGGAACTACCATACCATGAGCTACTTGCAGGCcagctctctcttctccctgTTGAGGAACATATGGAGCTGGCCCTTACAGCCTCTAAATTGTGGCACAGGAGAAACAAGTTTGTTTTTGAATCTAGATTCAGCTCCCCTCTGCAGGTCTCCAAGTCTGTCACCTCGAGAAGGAGTGAACTGGAAGAGTTCAATAGTCAACCAAAGGAGCAACCTTTCCCAGCTCGGGGACCAGTCGAGTGGTGCAGGCCTCCTACAGGTTTCTACAAAATAAACTGGGATGCAGCCATTGATGGGGTGAAATGCATGGTGGGAATTGGAGTGGCAGTCAGAGATTGGAATGGTCTTGTCACAGCCACACTTAGATGTCCTAAAAACTCCTTCCCTGATCCTCTGCTGGGAGAGGCTTTGGCTGCATTGCGAGCTATGCAGTTGGGTCTAGAGATTGGCCTCCATAATGTCATTTTTGAGGGGGACTTTAAGCTAGTGGTCAGTGGGATTAACGGTGGTGCTGAGGATTGGAGCACTGCAGGCATGATCTTCCTtgatattaagaaaattttgcTTTCCTACCAATCTTGGTCTTTTAGGCATGTACCTAGGCAGACCAATGTAGTGGCTCACTCCCTAGCTAAAAGCTCTCTGGAGCTTGGTGAGGAGTCTGTTCTGATAGAGGATTATCCTCAATGCATTTGTAACCTTCTTCACGCATAGTATTAATATGAAGCTCCCatcttctcaaaaaaaaaaaaaaaaaaaaattagtataatgctgtttttcatcataaatTTTGTATGTTCCAATCGCATTTACTATTGAACATATTTTAAGTGGTTGATATTTAAATAGTTCATACATGAAAATACCTAAACTGTGGCATATCAATAAGTGTGATTAGGGATGATAGGATTTAGGATAAACAATAAGAGTGATTGGCTTGGTGTAGAGGTGGGGAGTTCGGTCCCAACAAAATCTcaagaaatttaaatttattggaaaaaatataactttttaaaatttttcataaaaataattttatagaaaCTGATCACCCCCTCaaagtgtattatatatatatatatatatacactagtaAGGGCAACGAGCTTTGCACGTTTGcccaattagaaaaataaatatttataattaatttgaaagaaaataaattgacaataaaagaaatatttggtccaaaatattttagttaaatataggtaaaattttattcataaaaaaatgattttgtttcGGTATCATTTTTGTTAACTGCAAAcagttttattcattttttttaaccacaataaaaatgatcaattgcaaaaaattttattaaaattattttaactaattgaTTTTACATTCTCACACTtcaatgattaaaatattaataatgacatatatttttaaaatattatgaaattataatttaattcccTGTGAAAATTCTTTATTATCCTATCTCACCTATTATTATTACTCTTAATAGTTAGACTTAAATGCGTATGttgtattttagttatttatagaATAAACATATAATGTTTCAATGTTAAAAATCAAAACTACAACACTAAGGGCAGGTTtggagagtgagatgagatgagaattttatgaatagtagtaatataatttgtgaataatagtgaaataatttgagttgaatattttttagattttagaaaaagagaaaaaaatctgaataataaatattataaaattaaaatattgtaaaaatataattttatattgttatttttgtttagtgatttgaaaatgttggaattattttttatttttttcaaagtttaaaattttttaataattagtttaaaatttttttatttgaattatgtttagaaataaaatgagataaattctCATTCCAAATTATTCGTTTTtactttgaataataattattttgaaattaatgcATGGAAGCATAAAAAATTGACCATAAAATTAATGGCTGCAGTTTTAAaggtgaaatgaaaaaaaaaaaaaaggatgtagATTGATTATTTGTATGtgtggaggaaaaaaaaaggttacaaatatgtataatttataaattattcgtAGTTGCACGATAATTGCCAACTGGACATAGTGATGAAGACGTTTggaaaattaaaatgcatgagAGCTAGACCAAAGACTCCCCACAAGCACGGACCCATATCCATAAGGGAtggtgatatattttttaaccttcttattacttttttattattttaatatattgaaaatttttaaattttttataattttcttttaaatatttttttaactttattaattattaagaaataattaaaaaatatataattttactaatagttacttctttaattattaaaaaattaaaaaaataataaaaatatttacttaattattgacaAAAACCAGCAATAACCCTAATATTTATAAACCACTTCGTTGTCAATTTGTTGGTACTCACTTTAAGTACATCGctgattaaattaattttaaaagaaattctataattataaaaatatagaataaattaattttagcattgtgtttaaaaAAGTGAGGGGCTTAGATCACAAAAAATATCAtcgcaaaataaaataaataaataaatagtaggaGACATGTTGCTGGTCAAGTGCCCTTGAACACattaaatttaggaaaaatcttcttgtcatcttcacacttcacacatcatacttattttaattttttttttgattttttctataataaatatgtagtgtgtggatgataatagaataatttaattagtttaataagaataaaataaaataaaaaataaaaaataatattttaatatataaaatgtgtggtgtgggatgatgtgtaacatttctcttaaatttaatatcttaagcAAAtctataaagtaaaaaaaaaaacacataaagtAAGTACTTCTATGTCTGCATCCACCTAAGCAAAGACACAGAGTGTTATTAGTAAAAGGGaaatgctacacaacctcccaacacactacattctacttttttttttaattttttaatatttttttaatattttttttgaatttattctttttaaattaatttaattattttattcattatttatatattaaatatttaataaaaaataaaataataaaaattaaaaaaaatatggagtgTGGGATATTAGGAGAATGtgaaaaatttttcttagtaAAGGGAGAGAGTGGAGACCGGTGTACTACGAGGTATCTTAAcacttttcaatattttttattattatttattatttatttatttttattattatttattattattatttattactttattattattttttatttacttttcattattatttacaactcTCTTTAATACTTTTCAGCATCCAAATCCACCGAAAGTTCACTGCATAGATCTCTTCTTcccctctatctctctctctgattgACTACCTCGAATTTAGTCCCTTGAAGGGGCCGTTAGAAGCACCCAGCCCATCGCACCCCACTGCGTTTTAAGCCTatttttcccctctctctctctctctcacattatGTTCTCCCTCTATCTCTGTCTGTTTTATCCCCACACAGAGCGACTCCATTGTAACCCAAATGGTAACTCCACCACATCACAATAGCGACCCAATCAAACGAAGGTTCTGCGCCACCAAGCTCGATCGCACGCTGCACACCGTAAgttcttctctttctctttcgcACCTCTGTCACCATATCAAGGTCTTACGGGAACACTGATGCTCATCTTCTCAACCATTGTTCGACAGCATCACCGCACCCTACCCTCCTAAATATGAGCTTTTCACCATCAATAAGTGGGTGCATTGGAAAATTAGAAAGGGGAAGGTTTGGATAGAAGGGGAATTAAGGAGCCTTGAGTGTTTTTATCGTCTACGCAGAGCAGAAAATATTCTTTCTGGTGTTATTTTGAGTGGTTTGAGATTTGGAGTTACGGTGTGTTTTGGCTAGTTAAAAGGTAAGTTTCTTGGATGTTGGTTTTGAGTGTATTACGGACAAAGAGAAAATTAGTTTTGTTCTGGTACTTTATTCTGTTCTATTTTTGAGTTCACCCACATTGACAATAAAGTGGTATTCTGTGTGAATTTTTCTTGAGTGCAAATTCTTGCCGAGGTTAATAAGGAAAGATTCCACTTTCTACCTTTGCTCAGTTGGCCTCCGAAATGCACAATCCAGCACCAGGAGGTAAACATGGTCTCTGGTTATGTTTTTGATACCATTTAAGCTATTCTTACGCCAAACGTTGTCTTGGTCTGtactattattattagatgCCAATTCATTTTTGCTCTATTATTTTGAAGCATTGTTTATTTCTGCATTTTGTAATGGTTCATGCTTTGCACACTAGGATGACATTTTGTAACTGGCACATACTAAATTGGTGGATTCACCtgcttatcttttatttatttttagatgatATTGAGGATCTTGTCAGTACTAGGAATATATGGCATAAGGTTGGGATAAGATGAGAGTAGTGAGATAAGTGCAAAGTGGCACTATTGGAATCGCCACAGTTTAGGAAAAGTTTTATTAGAGGCCAGTTGATTTTCTTTGGAGGAATTTGCTAGGCATTGCCTTATCGAGGATTTTTCTTTAAGTTctcattattattgattttggtTAAAAAGACTCACACCCGGGTACGGCGGAGTCACAAAGAAGGTGCTTAATTGCATTTGATTTGAGTTTTGCCCAAAATTaatatcatcaatttttttacGCCATTTTACAAGGCTTTTCAATTCCAAAATTAAGTCTAGGGTTGGGTGGTGAGCACCTGAAATCCTACTGCCTTTTATCCACCTGGCTTGCAGCGGTAAAGGTTGGAATAAGATGGAGCTTGATTCCCAGGCTCTGTCATTTGTCATGGGTGATGCATTTGTTATTAGTGATGTGTCGAAGAAGATGAGCTTTCAGTAGGGATTTCCTAAAGTTGGGTGGATATATTAAGGCATAAAGTTGTTGAAAATAGGACAGAATCTGAGACAAGAGCCCTAGATGCGTACGTGTTATATAGCTCgagtttaaattatttgagtGGTATGGATGTCATATTATTGGAGCAGTACTGGGTCAAAAGGTAAAGGAGACTTTTTGGGGCTTAAGGGGAGTTCATGATGTAGTTTTTTGTATTTGCTATTGTATGAATTCTGGAGGGGTAGCTTGATTATGTGGGTTATATAGGATTTGGTGGGTTTGGAGCTTGGCttggtggtttttttttcccttatagGTTTAGATGGTTTTCTCAAGaaacttcttgtgtacttgcgTACACCATTTGG includes:
- the LOC122290956 gene encoding uncharacterized protein LOC122290956 — its product is MEEELSYLCKGLRLTEEEQQEIFLPKEELLIAQDFSNVCLAELVVSEREVNKGAFKATMTRIWNAEGGLSFKEYGRNKFLIEFHNLSVKNKVLVGRPWSFDRSLICLQECKGKQALKDIQFELEPFWIQLHDLPFAGLNRTMGEKLGGSAGKVLTVEVDEKGRAWGGVLRVKVLINISKPLARGRLALGESQPSTTQAQYGSWLRATALLKTSSHKPQAGSPVGRASGKGRYDSSEEQSADFGGNNCSRKSNDVRETVPIDPVLLEGDVEEVRGVGTSQTQKYNESLQRSEKEASHSFEVSDAAAITTIPPKDQTVYLAADINMANAVENLQGSLQTGTRVDVTRGSLERCRFQLREWSNISRKAHQQELTHKNELLRTLQATNTGLYNDQIKSLQKELNSSLEQTDLKWRQRAKQRWLQDGDRNTKYFHKCASARKQQNILQKLHTEEGQVLTSHKDIGSEFQAVFMDLFTSSNPNVSNSILDVLNPTVTSEMNLSLTKAYTREEIELAVHNMNPLGSPGPDGFPAIFFQSHWLTVGIDVTDAVLEHLNTKAGFQAINHTFITLIPKKNSPMKVNDYRPISLCNVYYKIIAKVLANRLKTILPKIISDTQSAFVPGRMISDNTIVAYEILHSMQNRRKNGREAYMALKLDMSKAYDRLEWPFIHKVLQQMGFVREWTDLIMQCIGTVSYSILVNGIPQPSFKPSRGIRQGDPLSPYLFMLCSEVLSLALNLAEQQGSISGFPLSRGSITVNHLFFADDSMVFCKAHQQEWSQLQLILNSYEASSGQRLNLEKSSIYFSKNTSQVAQSSILNMAGMKASGPFEKYLGLPSSIGKNKSRAFNPILDRIRTQMSNWKINFLSSAGKEVLLKSVIQSILTYCMGIFLIPKGILRNINKLLQSFWWGINNQKSKMHWLSWKGIGKGKQVGGLGFRDFEDFNKAMLAKQGWRLLTNTQSLASKVLKAKYFHSGDFLSAKVRGSDSFVWKSIAAARPLLDEGATVNSLIDQDTHSWNLALIQEVFTPEEAAVISKLHVSPCSSSDKLTWRCTTNGLFSVKSAYHLQVSMNESRHGQGSQPPNQGALWKQLWKLKVPNKVKVFLWRAAKEILPTKANLFRRKIVESPLCPICHSFPETTAHALWLCTAAKDVWSCGLRRLQKCRSEELPYHELLAGQLSLLPVEEHMELALTASKLWHRRNKFVFESRFSSPLQVSKSVTSRRSELEEFNSQPKEQPFPARGPVEWCRPPTGFYKINWDAAIDGVKCMVGIGVAVRDWNGLVTATLRCPKNSFPDPLLGEALAALRAMQLGLEIGLHNVIFEGDFKLVVSGINGGAEDWSTAGMIFLDIKKILLSYQSWSFRHVPRQTNVVAHSLAKSSLELGEESVLIEDYPQCICNLLHA